A genomic window from Candidatus Pelagisphaera phototrophica includes:
- a CDS encoding arylsulfatase B has translation MCERLSVINSSFVTIVLTCLVSFSFAAPTKPNVVLLVSDDQGWGDVGYHGGEMSTPNLDQLAKDGMELNRFYAYPICSPTRTSLLTGHISMRHDIFSPIPANLTIPHDEQLMNQAFKEAGYTTMTAGKWHLGMTHVRDLPINRGFDHTYGSLRAGPDFWTHGRGEQKDWARNGKTVFENGYVTDLFGNEISRLIRDRDPSKPFFSYVAFTAPHTPLQAPQEYVDKYAHIENGDRRIYCAMVEILDVAIGNILKAIDDEGIRDNTIVIFFSDNGPTTVGDSSGFRGQKGLVYEGGTRMPAIIRWPGKIPAGVRSEQPMVVYDLFPTFVEALDLKTNLNTPFDGESLWDVLKTGGKRERKTDMVIGNGTSYSVHSGDYKLVHSNINRNTPNSPPELVELFKIYDDPKETTNVADTHQDVVEKIMVNNAVFADMVRNAPFREGRRGRAARIARGDGGQSGRPGVGTAGGQGEGRVASGGRLGGPAAGGRTAGGRPGGGAGAPAGPPIARDTDGNIIHLHESLPRG, from the coding sequence ATGTGCGAACGATTATCAGTAATTAATTCGAGTTTCGTTACGATTGTTCTCACTTGCCTCGTCTCATTTTCATTCGCCGCTCCTACCAAACCTAATGTTGTGCTTTTAGTCTCGGACGACCAAGGCTGGGGGGACGTGGGATACCACGGGGGTGAGATGTCGACTCCCAATCTCGACCAGCTCGCCAAGGACGGAATGGAACTGAACCGATTTTATGCTTACCCGATTTGCTCACCCACTCGTACCTCACTCCTGACGGGTCACATTTCGATGCGTCACGATATATTTTCGCCGATACCAGCCAACTTGACGATACCTCACGACGAGCAGCTTATGAATCAGGCTTTTAAGGAAGCGGGCTACACGACTATGACGGCGGGCAAGTGGCATTTAGGCATGACCCATGTCCGCGATCTTCCGATTAATCGTGGTTTCGACCATACCTACGGATCACTGAGAGCAGGGCCGGACTTCTGGACGCACGGGCGAGGTGAGCAAAAAGATTGGGCCCGTAATGGGAAAACCGTCTTTGAAAATGGGTATGTGACCGATTTGTTTGGCAACGAAATCAGTCGCCTGATCCGCGATCGCGATCCCTCCAAACCCTTTTTTTCCTATGTCGCGTTCACTGCGCCCCACACCCCCCTGCAAGCACCTCAAGAGTACGTCGACAAGTATGCCCACATCGAAAATGGGGATCGCCGCATTTATTGTGCGATGGTGGAAATCTTAGACGTAGCGATCGGCAACATTCTCAAGGCGATCGATGACGAAGGAATACGAGACAACACGATAGTGATTTTCTTTTCGGACAACGGTCCGACTACAGTCGGGGATAGCAGTGGTTTCCGAGGACAAAAAGGTCTGGTATACGAAGGTGGCACTCGCATGCCCGCTATCATCCGTTGGCCGGGTAAAATTCCTGCGGGCGTCCGCAGCGAGCAGCCTATGGTGGTTTACGACTTGTTTCCGACATTCGTTGAGGCTCTGGACCTTAAGACAAATCTGAATACGCCTTTTGACGGTGAGAGCTTATGGGACGTCCTTAAAACGGGTGGAAAGCGTGAGCGTAAAACCGATATGGTTATCGGCAATGGAACGTCCTATTCAGTGCATTCGGGCGACTACAAGCTGGTACACTCGAACATTAATAGAAACACGCCTAATTCGCCTCCGGAACTTGTCGAACTATTTAAGATTTACGATGACCCGAAAGAAACGACTAATGTCGCTGATACCCATCAGGATGTAGTCGAAAAAATAATGGTCAACAACGCTGTATTTGCAGATATGGTACGCAATGCTCCTTTTCGTGAAGGGCGTCGAGGACGAGCAGCTCGAATTGCGAGAGGCGATGGCGGCCAGAGTGGGCGGCCTGGAGTTGGCACTGCGGGTGGACAAGGTGAAGGGCGCGTTGCCTCCGGTGGTCGACTGGGAGGACCCGCCGCTGGCGGACGAACTGCAGGTGGCAGGCCTGGAGGCGGTGCGGGTGCTCCTGCAGGACCTCCGATTGCTCGCGATACCGATGGGAACATTATCCATCTGCACGAATCGCTTCCCAGGGGATAG
- a CDS encoding alkaline phosphatase D family protein, with amino-acid sequence MRILTTILLFTLSHTNQWGAPIERIAFGSCAKQNRPQPIWNTVQAFQPELWIWTGDCYYGDSVDSEVLAAKASKQKLVPGYVGLRDSCAVIGVWDDHDYGINNGGVEYPAKEISQKAFLDFIDEPVSSDRRSQQGIYWDYEYGEDDQEIQVILLDVRYFRDSPKASDPDVLGEAQWTWLEKCLDRSEASVHFIVSGIQVLHEDHKYEKWANFPASRNRLLNLATEKAKGRVVFLSGDRHIGEFARMEYGPSRKELVEVTSSSLTHSWNTFPGEPNRHRIGKVYSENNFGSIELDWEKRELFLGLRGLKGEMDRSMHLPFD; translated from the coding sequence ATGCGGATACTTACTACGATACTGCTTTTCACATTGTCGCATACAAACCAATGGGGCGCCCCCATCGAGCGAATCGCCTTTGGCTCATGTGCAAAACAGAATAGGCCCCAGCCGATTTGGAATACCGTTCAAGCCTTTCAGCCAGAGTTGTGGATCTGGACGGGTGATTGCTATTATGGGGATAGCGTGGATTCAGAAGTCCTTGCGGCCAAGGCTTCTAAGCAGAAGCTAGTCCCAGGATACGTGGGTTTAAGAGACTCGTGTGCAGTGATTGGAGTTTGGGACGATCACGACTACGGAATTAATAATGGAGGAGTGGAGTACCCAGCCAAAGAAATCAGCCAAAAAGCGTTTTTGGATTTTATTGACGAGCCGGTGAGCAGTGACCGGCGATCTCAACAAGGCATATATTGGGACTATGAATACGGTGAGGATGATCAGGAGATTCAGGTGATTTTACTCGATGTCCGTTATTTTCGGGATTCGCCCAAGGCTTCGGATCCAGATGTGCTCGGAGAGGCGCAATGGACCTGGCTAGAGAAATGCCTAGATCGGAGCGAAGCCTCAGTACATTTCATCGTTTCGGGAATTCAAGTGCTGCATGAGGATCACAAGTACGAGAAGTGGGCAAATTTTCCGGCATCGAGAAATAGACTTCTCAATCTTGCGACCGAAAAAGCAAAAGGCCGAGTGGTGTTCCTCAGCGGAGACCGTCACATCGGCGAGTTCGCTCGTATGGAATACGGTCCTTCCCGTAAAGAGCTAGTCGAAGTCACTTCAAGTAGTTTAACGCATTCTTGGAACACTTTTCCGGGAGAGCCAAACCGGCACCGTATTGGGAAGGTGTATTCTGAGAATAACTTCGGATCGATCGAGCTGGATTGGGAAAAAAGAGAGCTTTTCCTAGGCTTACGAGGGCTAAAAGGGGAAATGGATCGTTCGATGCATTTGCCCTTCGATTGA
- a CDS encoding redoxin domain-containing protein, translating to MRLIKILAPTLLLISIASTSAFAVDAKGLPDGFTTLHIGDSAPNFNLPGIDGKQYSLSDFAGPDILVVYFTGTHCPTSHGAMGRVLEFVEDFQDESFAFVAINPNHSSGLRPDEFGHTDYDETFADSKRYAEDYGWTFPFLFDGDAQVTARAYGCLATPHVLIFDKERKLRYNGRFDDSRFPDPTTVKHPDARNAVEALLAGNPVHVETTRPHGCSTKWKERNQHVVEEEQKWQSIEATIEKIDAAGIDALRKNGTEKVRLVNIWATWCVPCVEEFPDLTAIARKFSRREFELITISLDQLSQMGKAKAFLGKHRAIMSDKLRKSVEAEGRSTNNYLYTGTNMDELADALDPEWPGPVPYSILIDQEGHVLYRKLGKIDPEVVRSEILDTLTRHYTAPDE from the coding sequence ATGAGACTCATCAAAATCCTCGCCCCTACTTTACTCCTCATTTCGATCGCTAGCACAAGCGCCTTCGCTGTGGATGCCAAAGGTCTACCCGACGGGTTCACGACGCTACACATTGGAGATTCCGCCCCTAACTTCAATCTGCCTGGAATTGACGGGAAACAATACTCGCTTTCCGACTTTGCCGGACCGGACATTCTTGTGGTCTACTTCACGGGGACCCACTGCCCGACCTCGCACGGAGCCATGGGGAGAGTACTGGAATTCGTTGAAGACTTTCAGGACGAGAGTTTCGCCTTCGTCGCCATCAACCCTAACCACTCCTCCGGATTGCGGCCCGATGAGTTTGGTCACACGGACTACGATGAGACCTTCGCAGACTCCAAAAGATACGCTGAGGATTACGGATGGACGTTCCCTTTCCTCTTCGACGGTGACGCACAAGTCACCGCCCGGGCCTATGGTTGTCTCGCCACTCCACATGTTCTTATTTTCGACAAGGAACGAAAATTACGCTACAATGGACGCTTCGACGATTCCCGCTTTCCCGATCCCACAACCGTGAAGCACCCCGATGCTCGCAACGCAGTCGAAGCGCTGCTTGCGGGAAATCCCGTACACGTTGAAACGACCCGCCCCCATGGTTGCTCTACCAAATGGAAAGAGCGCAACCAGCATGTAGTGGAAGAGGAGCAGAAATGGCAGTCAATTGAAGCAACCATAGAGAAAATCGACGCCGCAGGCATTGACGCATTGCGTAAAAACGGTACCGAGAAAGTACGCCTGGTCAATATCTGGGCGACTTGGTGCGTTCCTTGTGTAGAGGAGTTTCCCGACTTAACCGCTATTGCTCGGAAATTCAGCCGACGCGAATTCGAACTCATTACCATCAGCCTGGATCAGCTTAGCCAAATGGGAAAAGCCAAGGCCTTTTTGGGCAAGCATCGCGCCATCATGAGTGACAAGCTTCGCAAGTCAGTCGAGGCCGAAGGTCGCTCGACCAACAACTACCTCTACACCGGCACGAATATGGACGAGCTGGCGGACGCCCTCGATCCCGAATGGCCTGGACCGGTTCCCTATTCCATCCTCATTGATCAGGAAGGTCACGTTCTCTATCGTAAACTCGGCAAAATCGACCCCGAAGTCGTTCGCAGTGAAATTCTTGATACGCTGACCCGCCACTATACCGCACCCGACGAATAA
- a CDS encoding DUF1552 domain-containing protein, producing MNYSKLTQTRRTFLRSSSALIALPFLESLGSSAFAAAAKVAAPPKRMMFLGFGWGVTKESWYPDLNTIGSNYNLPKGLKALERHKKDLTIIQNLTNQFSSEAHWGSTFYLTGANRYAEPGQSFYNSVSVDQVAAETLGKETRFTSIQLGCDRAEDSGHGPGLSMSWNRQGKPIAGLNTPVAAYHKLFSDDNTPLEERQTMLKQKRSVLDTVLDNARSMNGNLSKNDTDKLDEYFQSIREIETRLAKEEQWLDVPKIRPADPINEPQGEIEGYEEVKLMYDIMVAAMQVDATRVMTYRQPVDTFIRSLGATITGHNMSHYTNGSRLSVSEMRDEKQTQLLAYLIDKLKGTKEADGSSLFDNISLSYGSNIESIHYLKNCPTIITGGAAGVKHGRHLVMENAKTPLCNLWLSLLKGTGIGAESHGDSTGVIEELWM from the coding sequence ATGAACTACTCTAAACTGACCCAAACACGACGAACATTTCTTCGCAGCAGCTCCGCATTAATCGCTTTACCATTCCTCGAATCACTGGGTAGCTCGGCGTTTGCTGCTGCAGCGAAAGTGGCCGCTCCTCCTAAACGAATGATGTTTCTCGGCTTCGGCTGGGGAGTCACAAAAGAGTCTTGGTATCCAGATTTAAATACAATTGGTTCAAACTACAATCTTCCGAAAGGCCTAAAAGCGCTAGAGCGGCACAAAAAGGACCTCACCATTATTCAGAATCTGACCAATCAGTTTTCGAGCGAAGCCCACTGGGGCAGCACTTTCTATCTGACTGGCGCTAATCGTTATGCGGAGCCCGGACAGAGCTTCTACAACAGCGTATCCGTTGACCAAGTAGCTGCAGAAACACTCGGAAAAGAAACCCGCTTCACTTCTATTCAGCTGGGTTGCGATCGGGCGGAGGACTCTGGCCACGGTCCCGGATTATCCATGTCATGGAACCGGCAAGGCAAACCTATCGCCGGATTAAACACGCCCGTCGCCGCCTACCACAAACTGTTCTCCGATGACAACACACCTCTAGAAGAAAGGCAAACCATGCTGAAGCAGAAACGCAGTGTGCTCGACACTGTTCTGGACAACGCCCGAAGCATGAATGGAAACCTGAGCAAGAACGACACAGATAAACTCGATGAGTATTTCCAGTCGATTCGTGAAATCGAGACGCGACTGGCGAAGGAAGAGCAGTGGCTTGATGTTCCTAAAATCCGTCCTGCTGACCCAATCAATGAGCCGCAGGGAGAGATTGAGGGCTATGAAGAAGTTAAATTGATGTACGATATCATGGTGGCCGCAATGCAAGTCGACGCGACCCGCGTCATGACTTATCGCCAACCTGTGGATACCTTCATTCGAAGCCTCGGAGCAACCATCACCGGGCACAATATGAGCCACTATACGAACGGCTCGAGGCTAAGCGTTTCCGAGATGCGGGATGAAAAACAGACCCAGCTCCTCGCATATCTGATAGACAAGTTGAAGGGGACTAAGGAAGCCGATGGAAGCAGCTTGTTTGACAACATATCACTCAGCTACGGAAGCAACATTGAATCCATCCACTACCTGAAAAATTGCCCCACAATAATTACCGGTGGCGCTGCAGGTGTAAAACATGGTCGCCACCTGGTAATGGAAAATGCAAAAACGCCCCTGTGTAATCTATGGCTAAGCCTCCTTAAAGGCACTGGCATCGGGGCAGAGTCCCATGGCGACAGCACAGGCGTCATCGAAGAGTTATGGATGTGA